In Haloimpatiens massiliensis, the following are encoded in one genomic region:
- a CDS encoding MerR family transcriptional regulator, with translation MKQDGSQLMSIGDFAKKAGTTLRTLRYYDNIGLLKPSEYNHKGQRFYDKHDFAKLQKILTLKFIGFSLDEIKKISVYDVNEEDFKKSLEIQKKIVDRKIQHTKMVMKAIDDTLQMLNKNEEINWENFANIINVLNMDNKLLAQYQNASNLRSRIKIHDELSANKYGWMRWYFDRLLNISNIPKKLKILELGCGDASLWIKNMDRIPKEWDITLTDFSKGMLYDAKMNLKEKANRFKFKIVDVQEIPFEDGTFHVVIANHMLYHVDDIHRALGEIHRVLNKDGYFYASTVGKNHMVEMRNLMSQFGSKDINSKSWDNTSKFQLENGADVMKKWFKDINIERYEDSLNITKAEPLIDYIFSMPGNVREKFDEEKIQELREFLNKKIKEENGIHISKDTGLFTARK, from the coding sequence ATGAAACAAGATGGTAGCCAGCTCATGAGTATAGGGGATTTTGCAAAGAAAGCAGGAACAACCTTAAGAACTTTAAGATACTACGATAATATAGGACTTTTAAAACCTTCTGAGTACAATCATAAAGGACAGAGATTTTATGATAAGCATGATTTTGCTAAACTTCAAAAGATATTGACATTAAAATTTATAGGATTCTCATTAGATGAGATTAAAAAAATATCTGTTTATGATGTAAATGAAGAGGATTTTAAAAAATCTCTAGAGATACAAAAGAAAATAGTTGATAGAAAAATTCAGCATACCAAGATGGTAATGAAGGCTATAGATGATACATTACAAATGCTCAATAAAAATGAAGAAATAAATTGGGAAAACTTTGCTAACATAATAAATGTATTAAATATGGATAATAAATTGTTAGCACAATACCAAAATGCATCAAATTTAAGGTCGAGAATAAAAATTCATGATGAACTTAGCGCTAATAAATATGGCTGGATGAGATGGTATTTTGATAGACTATTGAATATTTCCAATATACCTAAAAAATTAAAGATACTTGAACTTGGATGTGGAGATGCTAGTTTATGGATTAAAAATATGGATAGAATACCTAAAGAGTGGGATATAACTCTTACGGATTTTTCAAAAGGAATGCTTTATGATGCTAAAATGAACTTAAAGGAAAAAGCTAACAGGTTTAAGTTTAAAATAGTAGATGTGCAGGAGATACCCTTTGAAGATGGGACTTTCCATGTGGTTATAGCTAATCATATGCTTTATCATGTAGATGATATACATAGGGCTCTTGGTGAAATTCATAGAGTATTGAATAAGGATGGATATTTTTATGCGTCCACTGTGGGTAAAAATCACATGGTAGAAATGAGAAATTTAATGTCCCAATTTGGCTCTAAGGATATAAATTCAAAAAGCTGGGATAATACATCTAAGTTTCAGCTTGAAAATGGTGCGGATGTAATGAAAAAGTGGTTTAAGGACATTAATATAGAAAGATATGAAGATAGCTTAAATATAACTAAAGCAGAACCACTTATAGATTACATATTCTCTATGCCAGGTAATGTGAGAGAAAAATTTGATGAAGAAAAAATTCAAGAACTTAGAGAATTTTTAAATAAAAAAATAAAAGAAGAAAATGGTATTCATATTTCTAAGGATACTGGATTGTTTACAGCTAGAAAATAG